tcttatctagtttgttttggaaagaggtagagagagaaaaagaggaagagagaaaaacgagagaaaaaaagttagagaaaaaaagagaaagaaaaagaagaagtgtgagggaaaaaagagagaagaaaaaaaacaaaattcggatctatctagactcaatctcgtagttgattcggattggaatctgttttgtgcactgttcagtaaaacaggcataacttcctcatgcaaagtccgttttggctctgcgagtactcaaatgaaagctagcgatgagCCGCATATAAATAGTTGcataagctagttcaatattttgcctctcaaaatcggcttctaaataggtctttttaccCTCCGAAGTTCACAAACACAGCTTATTCCAgtctttcaggccagttttagacttctttgactcctcatatcaattcggaattgagtgattctttttgcattggaaagcttgagttagtagcattctttgaaaaaaaGTTATCAAAAAATTGGCTCAAATTTTTCAAAAGGAAAGTTGgaaagagagagttgttgtatatcctgcttggcacttgtttttcatcattatctttactgccgttgtgatcttcacttatatcttgctgtccagagctacttagtatccttcattgatgctagttgtgctatgtatTGACCTCATTATTGTTCtaagctcgcgtctctagtccggtctagcctaggaccagcacagtaccgtcgttgagcgtttcttcaacattgcatctctgaattgattattgctaattttttgctaccatataattaagccttccaagctccacatatttctacaccgtgtttaTGCACTTTCCTctagcaatcgctttactcaatcttcagagttatttgacaccgctggttgtcgatcaccacctgctgcatggtaagaacttgtaagatattgagatttgctatactgtgagcgttttaccaccacttccaagtagttcataggaacatttttttggattctgtttcttgtttctactaatcatgacaggatccagagtcaattcatgggctttgtcgatcgtgggagacgtgccaccacctttgcaaataccacaactgtcacaagaggtgcacaaacatccaaatgcacatgaccaggttaatgtatctataccaccatttaatggccattttagacctgctttatatattgaatgggagttcaacataaaaaatatatttgcttaacataattttgatgaacataaaaaggttaaggttgcggttggttctttcactggttatgctttggtttggtggagtgaatattgtcgattacaccctgattatatacctactacttgggatgatttgaaactttccATGTGACTTACTTTCGTTCCCGCTTATTATACTcgcgacatgattaagaagttgcaacatttaaaacaaggtagtgacactgtaacaaaatattatgatgatttacaaactaccttgttgcattcctctttagaagaaagtgaagatgattttatggatatattttggggaggattaaaccgtgatattcaagagatattaattcatgaagagtgttatcctatggaccatttgtttcgtcttgcttgtaaagctgaacaggaaataaaacgacatgttgcccatgaggagaacaagcgcacggtgcacattccaagagttgatatgattgttccttcaactactaggcatactatgacaaccacatccattgttgtgaggactacatcacctccagcaTATGACACCTCACCCCCGAGAgtcgctacatcatctgagttgatcataagaggtaatgacaaaggtactgatcttccatctctacatgagaataatGAATGTCttatcaatttgaatgcaccatctgatgagctacccactactttgatcgtaccacctattttagaggactatgttgataacttgactttgccatgtgatcaaacaactgaaataccaacaattttgagtgcacccattgaattaactgttgatgcaaaagaactaatgtttaatcattttgatatgacctctaatcttggtgaagattctgtgtccaatgacttattgcatgtttgcttatttaagcatgttgtcgcatgtaaatttgatgcaagtaagatttattcaccaatgttgggatggtttaatgatgaatattgtcaatcttttgatatgaataagagcttcacttatatgtgcaaactgagttgcaatattttcatgccttctacttgtgATAATttgttggctttagattttatgaactatgaaagttactcatgtatatatGCGTCATATGTGAAAAAAATCaaaggaagtaaaaatggatgacatgtacatatacaacatatacaccttgtctcttttgttagccacatttcagattaagcaacgccgatgacggctttgttttcaaaaaggggaggatgatgaggacatgactaccttggatacgaccaaaaatattacatacatgcatatttgtcaggtgatttctagtgcaaactattcagtaatctatttctagtgcaaactattcagtaAACTATTCATAAACTATGCATATGTGAAAAAAATCAAAGGAAGTAAAAaacgataggaattttataggaataggaaaatcataggaagtgagatgacatgcatctcaattcctacaaAGAAAGAGATGTTATTTGGTGCATAGGAtatgaatttttccattgagtctaggctaatgttttctttcctccaaaatgtgaaggattgattcctatcctatataggaataggaatccattcctataaaccaaagaGTTTCAAATGAATTTTTCCTTtacaaatcctatcctatagagtTCCTACAAAATtcatacaaaccaaaggaggccttatgttattcagaacaaaaatatttcacacacttttgtgttttgtctaattgcatgtGTATGGAatatttatacaatccacatatgaagataagggaaaagagaagtttaggttctattcaaacagtcctctcacgtcacttttgggccaagagaagatagagtccaagtctctcacgttctgcattcagattcggactgcacagaaatacctgactcaaaacatcaacaactttttcatacggactccgaattgagtgattctttttttgttggaaaagaTTTCATGctatttccaacccaattggaatcaccttcaaattcgtccggagcattgagatatcggcgaaacaatctgacgctacagcagaatccgagtcaaacaacaagtccaaaggtgttgcaccacctccacttgggcccatgagccttgtacggcatagggttagttttaggctgccttgggacgtccttccacctccttggccgccaccctttgctcctatataagtagatccatctagtagctttttccttaggatttgtttagttaaaagttagccattgcaacttcgtgtacttcgtttgtgtccaacgaccagaccaagaccgcttacggatccccaccattatcaatacttcatatatattcgcaatattcagattgctttatcatattcttgctcgttcttcgattgcttgcaggaatagaccctcgtggtcaggctgaccgtgcttccggcatcgtcagtaacctcgggagattggtttagcgattgctaagacgccacgttgtgcatgtttgtagtcggatcatcaaagtcgtctccaccaaatcgatagttatcatctcatcgaaagatcgggacaccctcgcctctatcatctgGGCCACTATCCGTGACTTTGCTCTCATTGAGGAGGCAGAAGATGACATCACTTGGAAGCACACCAACAACGGAATCTACTCGGCTGAATCTGCCTACAGGGCTCAGTTCCTCGGCACCATTCGCTCCCCCATGGAGCAGGCTGTTTGGAAGGTTTGGGCTCCGCCGAAAGTCAAGTTCTTTGCTTGGCTTGCCGCCCAAAACAGGATTTGGATTGCGGATAGGTTGGATAAGCGCGGTTGGCCAAACTGTGGACTATGCCCACTATGCAAACAAGTTCAAGAATCGGTGGACCACCTCTTCTACAAGTGCCGCTTCACGCTAAGGATTTGGGACACGATAAAATTTTGGCTCCAGCTAGACCACATTCATACTTCCACATGGCACTTGTTGCAATCCCCCAAGGCATGGTGGATAGGTTTATCCGACGAGACCGTCCCCAACCGCAAGGCCATGGCCTCTCTAACCATGCTCATCTCTTGGACAATTTGGAGTGAAAGAAATGCATGGGTTTTTCGACACAAGAGCACTCCTCCAATCCTTATTCAAAATATTAAGACGGAGGCGTTGTTATGGGTGTCTGCATTCGCGAAGCAATTGGGTTTAATTATGTCGTTACAGTAACAACTCTTGTTGTAAGGGTGTGTTGTAACACAGCACGATCAAACTCTTTTTTCTCTTAATTAATATACGTGGCAAATCTTTTGTccggtttcaaaaaaaaatcaaggtCCGACCCAAACGGACTAAGAATTGGAGGATCCAACTTGCCCTTCATTTAAAGTTGAGACAACATCAAATTCCAATCCgagcaacaagaagaagaagaagaagaagaagaagaagaagaagacaaaggcaAGAGGTCCGGCATCCTCAATTTTTGAGGATATCTTGTTGGTCAAAGCTTGATTGGCCATCACAATGAATTCAATATGCGGCACCGAGCAAAAGGGAACAAGTATTGGGATGATTTAATTTGCTATGTCGTATTTGTTTCGAATTGTTGAATTGGGACGATTTGTATTGTATGATCGACATGCATGGATTTAAGAATCCGCATTTGAGATGTGTTGACGTGCAGCAGCCGAAATAAGGGGCTGACCTTGCCTCGTTCCGGAAAAAAACAGTGAGGGATGATTTATGCAAAATAGACAGAGACGTGCTGCAAATTTTACAAGCAACCCAGTCAACCAGTCAAATCTTACACCACGTGGGCGGAATACAGAGCAGAAGCGTACACGTTCACCGTAAGCGTATACAGATGAGACTTTTGTATTCGTAATCTAGGTATTTCTGACGAGACTTCTGTAATCGTAATTTAGGCATTTTCGAGTCCAGTGACCAATGTAAATTTCGGGGATGGGTAAAGTGACCACGTTTGAATTACCCTCCAGTATGTACGAGCTACTCAATTTCATGCACCGTTGGGATCGAGTAGACTGCTCACAAGGGGCAGCAATGGTACATCGCCTCGTTTACAGTTGTTCGAGTTTCAGATGCATGCTTACAAAGTACAGTACTAGTACCAAGTAATATCAGAGAAGAGATGGTACGTGACTAAAAGCTTTCCACTCACAGTATGCCATCTTCACAATTCTCGTTGTATAAATTGTAGTATAATGGGAATCCAAGTATACACAGTATAGAATAGCAATCAACATCCCTGTTTGTGTTTGGGCAAGTGGCCAAGCCGGCCATAAGCAGTGGTACCGCCGCTACTCCTAAAATAGCGGCATCGTTTCTGAATCAGAAGAAATGCTTTTTTATCTCCCAAGTAGAGAATGTGCGGTGGCCTCTCACTGAGCGCTTCAAAGCGTCGGGTCGCTTATATAAACTCTTGCTCCGCCTCGTTCCCGCCAGTAGCAGCACCCTGTTGCAACGGGTTTCTCAAATACGGCAACTCTTTGTACTTGGCATACTCCGGCAAATCTAGGGCATTCTCTGCGATTCTCCCGTCCTCGTGAATCCTCTCGATCAAGCTCTCGAGCGAAGGAAAGTTTGCCTGAGCATTTCAAAAGAAGTAAGGGTTACTAGCTAGTTACTAAAAACAGAACTTCCTTTTTTGCCAGTAAAAATGTCATTTGGTTCTCAGTTACCTCAGGTCGTATGTACCCAACGATAACAAGGCGCAGCTCCTCTCCGTAAAAGTCCTCATCAAAACCATGAAGCAACCATGGTTCCTGAAATCAATGCCTCTTAGAGCAAAATAATACAGCTAAACAAGGAACGGCCTGTGTAAAGAGCACTCACGATTGTCTTCTCTGTGTTATCAAAATAAGGGTTCCAGCCAATGCTCATGACCATCTTGTATATGCCTCGCTTCGAAAGTCCGGCCCACCCAAAGTATACACCTGATGTATGCTCTGACAGTATGTCGGAAAAGTTTTCTGCGGCCAAGTTCGCTACAAGACAGGTAAAAAATTATCAGTGACCAAGAAGAATTGAGTGTACTACTTACTACTAAGAAAACCAAAAGGTGGAACTGGTAGAGTATATATTTTAATTTCAACAGGATATACTTCACCCAAGATTGGAAAATTTTCCCAGAGTTTCAGGAGTGTCCCATTTTATCATGTGAAACTAGTTTCCTTATGACATTTCTATATATCTTGTCGGCCAATTAAGTTGATGCACGCATATTTAACCCGAGTCATTAAGTAGACCTACCAAAGGTGCCTTATGATAAAATTAAAGGGGATAAGTCCAAATATAAACCAAAAACTCAGTGTTCCTAAACAACATACAATTCAGTTAGGTGCTCATAAACCAGCTTCAAACGATTGATGTATCTAATAACACGCACAACGTCAGCTATTCTACAGAGCATGGGTTCCTCTAGCAATTTTCCTAGTAACGCAAAACACATAACAGGTATTTGGAAGTAGGCCAGGTAGGTGGGGTAACATCTGAAATGGTCCATCAATGAACAAAATGAATAACATAGTATCATGACAAAACCATTCATAGAAGTGTTAGCCTGTGAAGTCAGTGAACTGTTCAAGACACTTTAAGGTTTGAAAACATGCTAGTGATATATTTACTTATATAATATGTTCCACGATACCTGTTGGTATTCCTAGTACTTTAGAACCACGGCCAAATCCTTTGATCACTGGCCCACCAATAAACCATGGGTCTATTGGTAAAGTGCCTTCAATCCCTGGGCAGAAAAATGATAAACAGTTAAGTTGAATATGTCCATGTTGTTCTAAGATAATGATAAACAGATAGTCCCAAGAGTTAGAGCATACAATCATTGAAGGGTGGCAAACCCCATTTTTCAGGCCTTAAGTCAAGGAGGGAATTGATAATCTCATCCGCGGAACTGAATTCATCAGTCCTTTTGGGTACTGAAGGGACAGCTATGACATGCATTCCTGCAGCTTTGCCAGCCGTAACTCCTGGCCTGGCACAATCATTAATTGAAAATGTTAAAGGTAATATGGTTACTAAAACACTGCACGCTAAAATATAAGTTAGGGAACCAGTAATGCTAGTGTAGATGTGGTGGATGTAAACATAATATCTACAGAAATATATGGAACAGAGATGCATCTGCAATTCCGCATAATTCAAAATTCTATGCTGTGCACATTAGCATAGCTTTCTAACTAGTGTTATTATGTGAATTCATCAAGTTGTACCACCGTAAGCTATTATGATGTGGAAGATCATTGATATCAGATTTTATCTGTCAAAAAGACTGATATTGTTCTTTTTTAACATAAAGCAAGAATAACATTTATTGAAATTCACAAAAGTTATCAGATAGTTACTGAAGCTATGTTTTATTGCTTGTAGCTTTGAGAAACGAGAACCAAACATCCATGCCAATTCAAGCATATCGAAACATGAATTTCTGTTCCATCAAAAAGTGCATGGTGTTCCACTGAAAACATGTCTATATTATTACTTAACCAAGGCAGAACTTACACAGAATCCTCAATTACTAGGCAATTTGAAGGATCAGCATTCATCCTTTTTGCAGCTTCCAGAAATCTTGTATATCACCACACCAGCAGAACAAAAGTAACTAAATGAGATCAGTTTGATAAATCTATAGGGTGTCAGTAATGAAAACATTATATAGCACATTGCCTTACATATCTGGGGATGGCTTTCCTGACTCTACTTCATCAGCACCAACAATTGCAGAGAAATACTCTTTCCAACCTATACATCATAATAGTAAACTAAGTAATATATCATTCCACCAAATAAAA
The sequence above is a segment of the Triticum dicoccoides isolate Atlit2015 ecotype Zavitan chromosome 1A, WEW_v2.0, whole genome shotgun sequence genome. Coding sequences within it:
- the LOC119268256 gene encoding bifunctional riboflavin kinase/FMN phosphatase-like, which gives rise to MAAPKPITRLISHVILDLDGTLLNTDCIVSQVLKPFLVKNGKKWDSKKAHKFVGKTPYEAAAVVLEDYGLPYSTEEFLSLINPMFSEQWGNIKALPGANRLIKHLKSSRVPAALASNSSRSNIESKISCQQGWKEYFSAIVGADEVESGKPSPDIFLEAAKRMNADPSNCLVIEDSVPGVTAGKAAGMHVIAVPSVPKRTDEFSSADEIINSLLDLRPEKWGLPPFNDWIEGTLPIDPWFIGGPVIKGFGRGSKVLGIPTANLAAENFSDILSEHTSGVYFGWAGLSKRGIYKMVMSIGWNPYFDNTEKTIEPWLLHGFDEDFYGEELRLVIVGYIRPEANFPSLESLIERIHEDGRIAENALDLPEYAKYKELPYLRNPLQQGAATGGNEAEQEFI